One genomic region from Thermoleptolyngbya sichuanensis A183 encodes:
- the modA gene encoding molybdate ABC transporter substrate-binding protein, whose amino-acid sequence MVRKRVRRQNWFLRWAWVGLLVGLLGSCNVASNVAPESALPVAQELVTLTVSAAADLNYVFPEIGKQWEAETGHRVTFNLGSTGQLAQQIERGAPVDLFAAANRKFIEDLDEKGLIRSETKTLYGVGRILLWQRADSPLDLKTLQDLTKPEVTRVAIANPDHAPYGVAAREAMQSAGIWDAIQPKLVFGENIKQTQQYAETGNVEVAIAALSISVGKPGKWTLIPAELHQPLEQMLAVPKSAPHPELAQQFAAFINGEKGRPLMRKYGFVLPGEELVL is encoded by the coding sequence ATGGTCAGAAAAAGAGTCAGACGACAGAATTGGTTTTTGAGGTGGGCGTGGGTTGGGCTACTGGTAGGATTGTTGGGATCTTGCAATGTGGCTTCCAATGTGGCTCCTGAGTCGGCACTGCCCGTTGCACAGGAGCTAGTCACGCTGACGGTTTCAGCGGCGGCCGACCTAAACTACGTGTTTCCCGAAATTGGCAAGCAGTGGGAGGCGGAAACCGGACATCGGGTTACGTTTAACCTGGGTTCAACCGGACAATTGGCACAGCAAATTGAGCGGGGCGCACCCGTTGATTTATTTGCCGCAGCCAACCGGAAATTTATCGAAGATTTGGACGAGAAAGGGCTGATTCGATCCGAAACGAAGACGCTGTATGGCGTGGGGCGAATTTTGCTGTGGCAGAGAGCAGATAGTCCCCTGGATCTGAAAACCCTGCAAGACTTGACGAAGCCGGAGGTGACACGGGTTGCGATCGCCAATCCAGACCACGCGCCCTACGGGGTCGCCGCCCGCGAAGCGATGCAGTCTGCCGGGATTTGGGATGCGATTCAGCCCAAGCTGGTTTTTGGGGAAAACATTAAGCAAACCCAGCAGTATGCCGAAACGGGGAACGTGGAAGTGGCGATCGCCGCCCTTTCGATTAGCGTCGGCAAACCCGGAAAATGGACGCTGATTCCGGCGGAATTGCACCAGCCCTTGGAGCAGATGCTGGCCGTGCCCAAGTCCGCGCCGCATCCCGAACTGGCTCAGCAGTTTGCCGCATTTATTAATGGGGAGAAGGGTCGGCCCCTCATGAGAAAATACGGTTTCGTTTTGCCGGGAGAGGAGCTAGTCCTATGA
- a CDS encoding sulfate/molybdate ABC transporter ATP-binding protein: MSLLVDIQKRLPSYTLNVAFSAEREPLGILGGSGSGKSMTLRCIAGIETPTSGTIVLNNRILYDSRKGINLPSRDRRVGFLFQNYALFPHLTVAQNIAYGLSKRQGSKQEKRELVQTVEAQLGRVQLAGFGNRYPHQLSGGQQQRVALARALITEPDLLLLDEPFSALDTHLRSELEKQLIKTLSGYQGLTLFVSHNLNEAYRICEQLLVLSAGKVIASGQKQDIFDRPETMSVARLTGCKNYSCIQPINRQTVRALDWNCTLQMDAPIDGRHTHIGIRAHHIRFLETPHRPNTFPAWLAWASETPHHMTLYLKLGEPSSHADDYHLQAEVLKEKWDALKHRPQPWIACLDAQKLLLLKNF; this comes from the coding sequence ATGAGCCTATTGGTGGATATTCAGAAGCGGCTCCCCAGCTACACCCTGAACGTGGCCTTCAGCGCTGAACGAGAGCCACTCGGCATTTTGGGCGGGTCAGGATCGGGCAAAAGCATGACCCTCCGCTGCATCGCGGGCATTGAAACCCCTACCAGCGGCACCATCGTGCTGAACAATCGCATTCTCTACGACTCGCGCAAAGGCATTAACCTCCCCAGCCGCGATCGCCGCGTGGGGTTTCTGTTTCAAAACTATGCGTTGTTTCCGCATCTCACGGTTGCCCAAAACATCGCCTACGGACTGAGTAAGCGCCAGGGGTCAAAACAAGAAAAGCGAGAACTCGTCCAAACCGTCGAAGCGCAGCTTGGGCGCGTTCAGCTTGCCGGATTTGGAAACCGCTATCCTCATCAGCTTTCCGGCGGACAACAGCAGCGGGTTGCCTTAGCCCGCGCCCTAATCACTGAACCAGATCTGCTGCTGCTGGATGAACCCTTTTCCGCCCTGGATACTCACCTCCGCAGCGAGCTGGAAAAGCAGTTGATTAAAACTCTCTCGGGCTACCAGGGACTCACGCTGTTTGTTAGCCACAATCTGAACGAAGCCTACCGCATTTGTGAGCAACTGCTCGTTCTCTCCGCCGGAAAAGTGATTGCCAGCGGACAGAAACAGGATATCTTCGATCGCCCTGAAACCATGAGCGTTGCCCGGCTAACCGGATGTAAAAACTACTCCTGCATTCAGCCAATCAATCGACAAACGGTACGGGCGCTGGATTGGAACTGCACGCTTCAAATGGATGCTCCCATTGATGGCAGACATACACACATTGGCATCCGTGCCCATCACATCCGCTTTCTAGAAACGCCCCATCGCCCTAATACCTTCCCGGCTTGGCTAGCTTGGGCTAGCGAAACACCTCACCACATGACCCTATATCTCAAGCTTGGAGAGCCATCCAGCCATGCAGATGATTATCATCTCCAGGCTGAAGTTTTGAAAGAAAAGTGGGACGCGCTGAAACATCGGCCGCAGCCCTGGATCGCTTGTCTCGATGCCCAGAAACTACTCCTACTGAAAAACTTCTGA
- the modB gene encoding molybdate ABC transporter permease subunit yields MILQPSILSLQVTLVASALILVFGLGLGIFLARVQFRGQIFVSTLLNLPLVLPPSVVGYFLLLALGRGSPIREWLKIDLLFTWQAAAIASAVVALPLMVESTRAAIANVSPELEAAARTLGSTEPEVLWRITLPLAHRGILAGFGLSVARGLGEFGATLMVAGSIPGRTQTLPLAIYDAVQMQRYGLANTMVLIMTAIAFALLWWVRHLESKQSPSQLPIAICSEIDSEIDLEINSEVNPDEPIGGYSEAAPQLHPERGLQR; encoded by the coding sequence ATGATTTTGCAGCCGTCGATCCTCTCTCTCCAGGTCACCTTGGTCGCCAGCGCTTTGATTCTGGTGTTTGGGCTAGGGTTGGGAATTTTTTTGGCGCGGGTGCAGTTTCGGGGACAGATTTTTGTGTCTACGTTGCTGAATTTGCCGCTGGTGCTGCCACCCAGCGTCGTGGGCTATTTTTTGCTGCTGGCTCTGGGACGCGGTAGCCCGATTAGGGAATGGCTGAAGATTGATTTGCTCTTCACTTGGCAGGCGGCGGCGATCGCCTCGGCGGTGGTAGCGCTGCCGCTGATGGTGGAATCGACCCGTGCGGCGATCGCCAACGTCAGCCCAGAGCTAGAGGCCGCCGCCCGCACGCTGGGTTCAACGGAGCCAGAAGTGCTGTGGCGGATTACCCTGCCGCTTGCCCATCGCGGCATTTTGGCGGGCTTTGGGCTGAGCGTGGCGCGGGGATTGGGAGAATTTGGCGCAACGCTGATGGTGGCAGGCAGTATCCCCGGCCGCACCCAGACCCTCCCCCTGGCAATTTACGATGCCGTGCAGATGCAGCGCTATGGGCTGGCAAATACGATGGTGCTGATAATGACGGCGATCGCCTTTGCTCTGTTGTGGTGGGTGCGGCACTTGGAGTCCAAACAATCTCCTTCGCAGTTGCCAATCGCAATTTGCTCAGAGATCGACTCAGAGATCGACTTAGAGATCAACTCAGAGGTCAACCCAGATGAGCCTATTGGTGGATATTCAGAAGCGGCTCCCCAGCTACACCCTGAACGTGGCCTTCAGCGCTGA
- a CDS encoding alpha/beta hydrolase, producing the protein MRFTKTKRLYRLLISMAALYVAACGLMWAGQTRLIFRPDADIRTTPDAVGLRYETVDLPVGTGRVRGWWIGANRDDAPTVLYFHGTGSNLGDLPRLAAQIHELGWAAFFIDYRGYGQSQGSFPSEQSVYADAIAALDYLTQTRRIPPQRIVVMGRSIGGAIALDLAAHNPDLAALVVESSFTSMRDMIRYFVPVPLLPVDLLLHQRFDSLAKVRSLQMPLLVIHGTGDRVVPVHMGQALYEAAPPPKELLLIPQAGHSNLRRINRTLYFQTLQRFVTRYAEPAAAGM; encoded by the coding sequence ATGCGTTTTACGAAGACTAAGAGGCTCTATCGATTGTTGATCAGCATGGCGGCGCTGTACGTAGCGGCCTGTGGGCTGATGTGGGCGGGGCAGACGCGGCTGATTTTTCGTCCCGATGCTGACATTCGCACTACGCCGGATGCGGTAGGATTGCGCTACGAAACCGTCGATTTGCCCGTAGGGACGGGGCGGGTGCGCGGCTGGTGGATTGGCGCGAATCGGGACGACGCACCGACGGTGCTATATTTCCACGGCACAGGCAGCAATTTGGGGGATCTGCCTCGACTGGCAGCGCAGATTCATGAATTAGGCTGGGCGGCCTTTTTCATCGACTATCGCGGCTATGGGCAGAGCCAAGGCAGCTTTCCTAGCGAACAGTCGGTCTATGCCGATGCGATCGCCGCCCTCGACTACCTCACCCAAACCCGCCGCATTCCGCCACAGCGCATCGTGGTTATGGGAAGATCCATCGGAGGGGCGATCGCCCTCGACCTAGCAGCCCACAATCCCGACCTGGCCGCCCTGGTTGTCGAAAGCTCGTTTACCTCCATGCGAGACATGATCCGCTACTTTGTTCCTGTGCCGCTTTTGCCTGTGGATCTTTTGCTGCATCAGCGGTTTGATTCCCTGGCAAAAGTGCGATCGCTCCAGATGCCGCTGCTGGTGATCCACGGGACGGGCGATCGCGTCGTGCCTGTTCACATGGGGCAAGCGCTCTACGAGGCCGCGCCGCCGCCCAAGGAACTGCTGCTGATTCCCCAAGCGGGCCACAGCAATTTGCGACGAATCAACCGGACGCTGTATTTCCAGACGCTCCAGCGCTTCGTTACGCGCTACGCTGAGCCTGCTGCTGCCGGAATGTAG
- a CDS encoding aconitase/3-isopropylmalate dehydratase large subunit family protein, protein MNTPENHPENHPTNQSEKVLTLGDDINTDNIIPAKRGTNLDPAHLKRYALEHIIGIDQLMNYDVIEAGANFGCGSSREIAAIALKAAGIREVRARSFADIFYRNSINIGLPLKHLGEAESHPIVAAITQAGGLFAFNQQRLRGDIALPPSDTPRRPMTMAEKLLARASGNAFVQPGEVVFARVDLAMSHDAIAAGVAQLFYQHFGESARIWERDRLVLVADHFIQINDIRVDPKADLLYQQMVQFAEEQGCHLLDVVSPGEAAGICHVLLPERGFVRPGMVIAGTDSHSCTYGAFGCFSTGIGTTDMANLLATGDLWLRVPPTLRICLEGTPAPEISAKDIMLFLLGQLGCDGAIGRVLEFCGGAIARMPMDERMTLANMAVECGALCGLIAPDAVTWEYLAERQREVPSEYLEERLDDEVMAELGRAIASSADAEYERTYTFDLTHLEPQVACPPKPDQVVGISQLGRVPITKAFIGSCTGGKLHDLAEAAAVLNGNRVAPQVSLFVVPASQAVLQQAEVLGYVEILEAAGATILKSGCGACINAGRGVLEAGENGIYATNRNFKGRSGDPTGNNYLASPRVVAVSAIRGYISSQLD, encoded by the coding sequence ATGAACACACCTGAGAATCATCCTGAGAATCATCCTACGAATCAATCTGAGAAGGTTTTAACTCTGGGAGATGATATCAATACGGATAATATTATTCCCGCAAAGCGAGGAACCAATCTCGACCCAGCGCATCTGAAACGGTATGCGCTGGAACACATTATCGGTATCGATCAACTCATGAATTATGACGTAATCGAAGCAGGCGCAAACTTCGGCTGTGGCTCCAGTCGAGAAATCGCAGCGATCGCCCTAAAAGCGGCGGGTATCCGCGAGGTGCGGGCGCGATCCTTTGCCGATATTTTTTATCGCAACAGCATCAATATCGGTTTGCCCTTAAAGCACTTAGGCGAAGCAGAATCTCACCCGATTGTGGCGGCGATTACGCAGGCAGGCGGACTGTTTGCCTTTAACCAGCAGCGATTGCGCGGAGACATAGCCCTGCCGCCCAGCGACACGCCGCGCCGCCCCATGACGATGGCAGAAAAGCTGCTGGCGCGGGCATCGGGCAATGCGTTTGTACAGCCCGGTGAGGTGGTGTTTGCCAGAGTGGATTTGGCGATGTCCCACGATGCGATCGCCGCTGGGGTAGCACAGCTTTTCTACCAGCATTTCGGTGAGTCGGCAAGGATTTGGGAGCGCGATCGCCTGGTGCTGGTGGCGGATCATTTTATTCAAATCAACGACATTCGGGTTGACCCCAAAGCTGACCTGCTTTATCAGCAAATGGTTCAGTTTGCCGAGGAGCAAGGCTGCCACCTGCTGGATGTGGTGTCGCCCGGAGAGGCGGCGGGCATTTGCCATGTGCTGCTGCCAGAGCGGGGGTTTGTGCGGCCGGGCATGGTGATCGCAGGGACGGATTCCCATAGCTGCACCTATGGCGCGTTTGGCTGCTTTTCCACGGGCATCGGCACGACGGACATGGCAAATTTGCTGGCAACGGGCGACCTGTGGCTGCGCGTGCCGCCGACGCTGCGAATCTGCCTGGAGGGAACGCCTGCACCAGAGATCAGCGCTAAAGATATCATGCTGTTTTTGCTGGGGCAGTTGGGCTGCGACGGGGCGATCGGGCGGGTGCTGGAGTTTTGCGGCGGGGCGATCGCCCGAATGCCGATGGACGAGCGGATGACGCTGGCGAATATGGCAGTGGAGTGTGGGGCGCTGTGCGGACTGATCGCGCCTGATGCAGTGACGTGGGAGTATCTAGCAGAACGCCAGAGGGAAGTCCCTAGCGAATACTTAGAAGAACGACTGGATGATGAGGTGATGGCAGAACTGGGGAGGGCGATCGCCAGTTCTGCGGATGCAGAATACGAACGCACCTACACGTTTGACCTGACCCATCTAGAACCCCAAGTCGCCTGTCCGCCCAAGCCCGATCAGGTCGTGGGCATTAGCCAGTTGGGGCGGGTTCCCATCACCAAGGCGTTTATCGGCTCCTGCACGGGCGGCAAATTGCATGACCTGGCCGAAGCGGCGGCAGTGCTAAACGGGAACCGAGTTGCGCCCCAGGTCAGCCTGTTTGTCGTCCCTGCGTCGCAAGCTGTGCTGCAACAGGCCGAGGTCTTGGGCTATGTGGAGATTTTAGAGGCGGCGGGTGCAACAATTCTCAAGTCGGGCTGCGGAGCCTGCATCAACGCGGGCAGGGGCGTTTTGGAGGCGGGCGAGAACGGCATCTACGCCACCAATCGCAACTTCAAGGGGCGCAGCGGCGATCCCACGGGGAATAACTATCTAGCCTCGCCGCGAGTGGTGGCCGTTTCTGCAATTCGGGGATACATCAGCAGTCAGTTGGACTAG
- a CDS encoding substrate-binding domain-containing protein: MKQDSDLCNNLKQIRLRLGMSQQDLAAIAGVSRQTIGGVEAGQYAPSTTVALRLAGALGCQVEDLFWLEQDAVELDAIPIRDFPTDQVTRLSLARVGGQWIAHPLKGGTAFRTEMVPADGEGRYDSTTQMLRVHLLDDLEKLHRTVVIAGCTPALSLWARAAERWHPDLRVHWTLDNSMCALDRLCCGEVHLAGMHLYDAATQDHNVPFVKTALQTQAALQNVSAVVINLGSWEEGLLIQPGNPLHLKTIEDLTRPDVKIVNREAGAGSRQVLERSLQAAGIPPQAVRGFDTLAAGHLEVARAIATGQASAGVSTASVAAAFGLEFIPLHHSRYDLVTLQSYLEEAPVQQLLSTLGHRRVLSQLQTLGGYDTSQTGDILSTVMSS; this comes from the coding sequence GTGAAGCAAGACTCAGACCTTTGCAATAATCTGAAGCAAATCCGGCTGCGGCTGGGCATGAGCCAGCAAGACCTAGCGGCGATCGCCGGAGTGTCGCGCCAGACCATCGGCGGCGTAGAGGCAGGACAATACGCACCATCTACAACCGTGGCGCTGCGGCTAGCCGGGGCGCTGGGCTGCCAGGTCGAAGACCTGTTTTGGCTGGAGCAAGATGCGGTGGAGTTGGATGCAATCCCGATCCGGGACTTTCCGACGGATCAGGTAACCCGACTAAGCCTGGCCCGAGTGGGCGGCCAGTGGATTGCACACCCGCTGAAGGGGGGCACCGCCTTTCGGACAGAAATGGTGCCTGCGGACGGGGAAGGTCGCTACGATTCGACTACCCAAATGCTGCGCGTCCACCTGCTCGACGATCTGGAAAAGCTGCACCGCACAGTTGTCATCGCGGGCTGCACGCCAGCACTGTCGCTGTGGGCGCGGGCCGCCGAGCGATGGCATCCCGACCTGCGCGTACATTGGACGCTGGACAACAGCATGTGCGCCCTGGATCGGCTCTGTTGCGGAGAGGTGCATCTTGCAGGAATGCATCTCTACGATGCGGCCACGCAAGATCACAACGTTCCGTTTGTGAAAACTGCTCTGCAAACGCAAGCTGCCCTGCAAAATGTCTCTGCTGTGGTGATTAATTTGGGCAGTTGGGAAGAGGGGTTACTCATTCAGCCTGGAAACCCGCTGCATCTCAAAACGATTGAAGATCTGACTCGACCGGACGTAAAGATTGTGAATCGGGAAGCGGGGGCGGGTAGTCGGCAGGTGTTAGAGCGATCGCTCCAGGCAGCAGGCATTCCGCCGCAAGCGGTTCGGGGATTCGACACCCTGGCAGCGGGGCATCTGGAGGTGGCCAGGGCGATCGCCACTGGGCAGGCAAGCGCAGGCGTTAGCACTGCATCGGTTGCCGCAGCGTTTGGGCTAGAGTTCATCCCGCTGCATCACTCTCGCTATGATCTGGTAACGCTCCAATCCTATCTCGAAGAAGCGCCCGTGCAGCAGCTTTTGAGTACGCTGGGCCATCGTCGGGTTCTGTCGCAGCTACAAACGCTGGGCGGTTACGATACGAGTCAAACGGGGGATATTTTGAGTACCGTTATGTCTTCTTAA
- the modA gene encoding molybdate ABC transporter substrate-binding protein, translating to MKRPNWLTFITCVLLSLMLSVSCATQPPLAEPVELTVSSAIALTEPLEALKPLYQAEHPNITITYNFGASGELRQQIQSGAPVDIFISAAQKDMNDLEQDGLLLPETRNDLVKNQIVLVVPKNSTAIQSLQDLTQESVKRIAVGNPDTVPIGRYSEEVFKNLNLLDQVKPKFVFGKNVRQVLGYVESGNVDAALVWVTDAKTTDQVNIVEAIPENLHSPTLYPLAVIRASVHPDQAKEYVQFLLSPKAAEVFESFGFTPVS from the coding sequence ATGAAACGCCCAAACTGGTTGACTTTCATCACTTGTGTATTGTTGAGTTTGATGCTTAGCGTCAGTTGTGCAACCCAGCCCCCCCTTGCGGAGCCTGTCGAGCTAACCGTTTCCTCTGCGATCGCACTCACGGAACCCCTAGAAGCCCTTAAGCCGCTCTACCAGGCCGAACACCCCAACATCACGATTACCTACAACTTTGGTGCATCAGGCGAACTGCGCCAGCAAATTCAGAGCGGTGCGCCCGTCGATATTTTTATATCAGCCGCTCAAAAAGACATGAATGACCTAGAGCAAGACGGTCTGCTGCTTCCAGAAACGCGCAATGACTTAGTGAAGAATCAAATCGTTCTTGTGGTTCCCAAAAACTCTACCGCAATTCAAAGCCTGCAAGATCTAACCCAAGAAAGCGTCAAGCGGATTGCAGTTGGAAACCCCGATACCGTACCCATTGGGCGGTACTCGGAAGAAGTTTTCAAGAACCTGAACCTGCTGGATCAGGTGAAGCCTAAGTTTGTATTTGGCAAGAACGTGCGCCAAGTTTTAGGCTATGTAGAATCTGGCAACGTCGATGCAGCCCTGGTTTGGGTTACGGATGCCAAAACAACAGATCAGGTCAACATTGTGGAGGCGATCCCCGAAAATCTTCACTCTCCGACGCTCTATCCCCTGGCCGTGATCCGTGCCAGCGTCCATCCCGATCAGGCGAAAGAATATGTCCAATTTTTGCTTAGCCCCAAGGCTGCAGAAGTATTCGAGAGCTTCGGCTTCACGCCAGTTTCCTAG
- the leuB gene encoding 3-isopropylmalate dehydrogenase, with protein sequence MQEYRLVALPGEGVGPEVVEAALAVLAHLATLHGFSVRVTHGLVGEPAVQQFGTGFPEATARLCEGADGILFGAVSKAGLLELRKQFDLFANLRPVRPVKSLRHRSSIKPEKLDGVDILFVRELVSGIYFGPSGRGVDETAPYGFHTMQYADSEIRRIARVALQQAQQRRKKLAIAHKENALPCLPWTRLVQEEAAAFPDVALVPMLVDNLAMQLVMNPQQFDVILAGNLFGDILSDIGGAIAGSIGLLGSASLNADGFGLYEAIHGTAPDIAGKGIANPMGTLASVELMLRQWDEGTAAAHLAIAQEQLLEAGYRTADLVDSPEDRFVNTKAFTEQLIQQLTNSKANQFKS encoded by the coding sequence ATTCAAGAATATCGGTTGGTGGCACTGCCAGGGGAAGGGGTGGGCCCAGAGGTCGTAGAAGCGGCGCTGGCGGTGCTGGCGCATTTGGCGACGCTGCATGGCTTTTCGGTGCGGGTGACGCATGGGCTGGTGGGAGAACCCGCCGTACAGCAGTTTGGCACAGGGTTTCCGGAGGCGACGGCGCGGCTCTGCGAGGGGGCAGACGGTATTTTATTCGGGGCGGTGTCAAAGGCGGGCTTGCTGGAGTTGCGAAAGCAGTTTGACCTGTTTGCCAATTTGCGCCCGGTGCGCCCAGTCAAAAGTCTGCGGCATCGCTCGTCGATCAAGCCGGAAAAGCTAGACGGCGTGGACATTTTGTTCGTGCGAGAGCTAGTCAGCGGCATTTACTTTGGCCCGTCGGGGCGCGGGGTGGATGAGACGGCCCCCTACGGCTTTCACACAATGCAGTATGCCGATTCCGAAATTCGGCGGATTGCCCGCGTTGCGCTTCAGCAGGCCCAGCAGCGGCGCAAGAAACTGGCGATCGCCCACAAGGAAAATGCGCTGCCCTGCCTTCCCTGGACGCGGCTCGTGCAGGAAGAAGCGGCGGCGTTTCCCGATGTAGCGCTGGTGCCCATGCTGGTGGACAATCTGGCGATGCAGTTGGTGATGAATCCGCAGCAGTTTGACGTGATTTTGGCGGGCAACCTGTTTGGCGACATCCTCAGCGACATTGGCGGGGCGATCGCCGGGTCGATTGGGCTACTGGGGTCTGCCAGCTTGAACGCAGACGGCTTTGGCCTGTACGAGGCGATTCACGGCACTGCGCCAGATATTGCAGGCAAGGGCATTGCCAATCCGATGGGGACACTGGCCAGTGTGGAGTTAATGTTGCGGCAGTGGGACGAGGGAACCGCAGCGGCCCATCTGGCGATCGCCCAAGAGCAACTGCTGGAGGCAGGCTATCGCACAGCCGACCTAGTGGACTCGCCAGAAGATCGGTTTGTGAATACGAAAGCCTTCACGGAGCAACTGATTCAACAGCTAACCAATTCAAAAGCTAACCAATTCAAAAGCTAA
- a CDS encoding 4'-phosphopantetheinyl transferase family protein: protein MSFTVPKIAAIAPTWLSSSESAILSSEDVHLWLMNVESCAESLLLFEQILSPDEHARAAKFRQEGDRTRFIICRGTLRYLLSRYTGLSPAAIRFSYDSYGKPVFAPPSSETPPLQFNLSHAGGLVLYAFTLTHPIGVDLEQHRPLEVSALARTFFSEGERAFLSKFSTAEQLAQFFQLWTCKEAYLKAIGLGLSGLEQAEMAIAPNGSIRVPVFTDASPSDSHWQIKPMSLGNHFSSAFAVNKPAFNLYCYRLYTVQDLIQLISPSPTDC from the coding sequence ATGTCTTTCACTGTTCCTAAAATTGCGGCAATCGCCCCCACTTGGCTATCATCTTCAGAGTCAGCAATCCTCTCTTCCGAAGACGTTCATCTGTGGCTCATGAATGTCGAAAGCTGTGCAGAAAGCCTGTTATTGTTTGAGCAAATCCTTTCACCCGATGAACACGCCAGAGCCGCAAAGTTTCGGCAAGAGGGCGATCGCACGCGATTCATCATCTGTCGGGGCACCCTGCGGTATCTGCTCAGTCGCTACACAGGTCTTTCTCCGGCTGCTATTCGCTTTTCCTACGACTCCTATGGCAAGCCGGTCTTTGCCCCGCCGTCTAGTGAAACTCCGCCGCTGCAATTCAACCTATCTCATGCTGGAGGGCTGGTGCTGTACGCTTTTACCCTTACCCACCCAATTGGCGTAGACCTAGAGCAGCACCGCCCGCTAGAGGTATCAGCCCTCGCCCGCACCTTTTTTTCAGAGGGAGAACGCGCTTTCCTGAGCAAATTTTCAACCGCCGAACAACTTGCTCAGTTCTTTCAACTCTGGACATGCAAAGAAGCATATCTGAAGGCGATCGGGCTGGGGCTGAGCGGGCTGGAGCAGGCTGAGATGGCGATCGCTCCTAACGGCTCAATTCGTGTCCCAGTATTCACTGATGCATCACCGTCTGATTCACACTGGCAGATTAAACCTATGTCGCTTGGTAATCATTTTTCTAGTGCGTTTGCAGTAAACAAGCCAGCTTTTAACCTGTATTGCTACCGTCTTTACACCGTGCAAGATCTGATACAACTTATTTCCCCTAGTCCAACTGACTGCTGA